The following is a genomic window from Mus pahari chromosome 1, PAHARI_EIJ_v1.1, whole genome shotgun sequence.
ccttcctggaggaagaatGAGATTAACATCCCAGGAAACCACCATGTGACAAGACAGCCCCAGAAAGAAGCATAGGTAAGGGAAAGTATTGGAAACCCAGAGCTGGGAAGGAACTGAGGGCCAGGGAAAACAGAGGtggacagagacaggcaaggaGAGGGCGGCAGGAGACACAAtcggggtgtgggggtgtgtgcgcGCAAACACTGCTGTCTAAATGTGCCTCCCACACGCTGGGCAAAGCGTGCTCACATTAACTCTGATCAGGCAAGGACAAAACTTCTTAGACAAAAAATAAGAGGAGGGAGTCTGCTTATTGCCAAATACCCCTTGCATCCCATCCACAGCAGCGTCCACCCCAGATAACATGCCATGCTGTCAGAGGAGGAACTCAGGGAGATGCAGAACCCGGGATACAGCCAGAGCGCTGAGAAAACCCTGACCAAAGGGGCTGAGACCTCAGCAGAGAAACGGGAACAGGAAAGGGAAAACGCTAACTCACCCAAACTGAGTGACCTCGCCCTGTGTTGCCCTCAGCTGCCCGGCTGGGAGAGAAAAGGACTGCTCACCCTGCCCCCAGGGGAAGTCTGGGGTCAGCGGCAAAAGGGCCCTGGCAGACGTTATGGCCCCTGGTATGACACCCACAGACttcagaccagtggttctcaaccttcatgatgctgggaccctttaatatagttcgtttatgtcgtggtgacccccaaacatttCATTGCTATAACCGTAACTCTGCTACTGTTACGAACTGTAAGTATGTGGTATACAGGATAGCTAGTATacgaccctgtgaaagggtccagacccacaggttgagaacctatTCTGTAGTTAGAACCTTACCTGGTTCCACTGCCCCTTGGATTCAGGTGTCCAGTGGGTACCCAGGCCTCTGCTGTCACAGCAGGGCCTGAGCCCCAAACTGGAGGCCATGTATGTAGAGGCGGCTTGGGTAAAGAGTCTTGCTAACTCCCTGTGCAGGCCCAGGTAGGGGTTCTGAAGAGGAGAGCACATTGCAGGCTCAGTTATCTCAGAGCCAGCATCTCTCATCCAGCTGGCCTGTCTTGTATTACCCAAGTTCAGAGACTATATCCTACCTAACACTCCGCACCAAAGTGTTGCCTAAAGACACTTACAGACCTATACAATCAGGGAAGACACACTAACAGGGAGTCTTTTTTTTATCACTCTCTTTTTCcaaacaaggagaaaaacaaaacagaaaatgacttACCCAAGATCACAATTTTaaatggcagaggcaggccaagtGTTGAAAGACTGTGATCCCAGCTACTtcggaggctgaagcaggaagagtgAGTCAAAGCCAGCAGGGACAACTTTGTGAAACCTTGACTTaagggggcgggggtgggtggtgggtgggggacaGAGCTGGCACTAGAACTAGCTTACTAAATGGCGAGGTGCCCAGTTTGGTATCTTTGTCTCTCCTTCTGCCGGGGGGTCCCCTCACCATTTTTCCTTCTCACCCCCAGGCCTCCACACCTCCAGCCACCGTCATGGTCTCTATTTCAGTCTCTCTGGAGCTGGTTATCTATCCCCTTCCCAGCCCGGGAACTCTGCGTGCCTTCTCTGCACATCAATATGTACATCGAAAGTGTTGGGCCAGTTCAACCAGTCTGGTttaggaaaggaggaaaaaaaaaaaagctgtctctaaggaagaaaacaaaggagagagcCAGGAAGAGGTCCTCTAAGGGCAGGGGGGAAAAGCTGAACAGGGGAAAAGCtgaacagaaaatattaaataataataataataataataataataataataataataataataataaggtacTATGGGTTGAATCGCAGCAAGAAGGTCTCGGGTGAGAGATCGAGTAGGACTTCCTGAACTTCAGTTCCGTCTAGTAAGTTGAGCACAAGGAAAAGGCAGCCGAGAATTTAAGGAAGTGTGAGATGAGCTCTCTCCAGGCCGGGACAAGCCTCACCGCCGACACACGGCCCCCCGGGTCCTCCGCGAGCCACCGAGAAGCGGTCGGCGTGCGGCCAGAGAGTCACCGCGCGAGTCGTCCGGCTAGCTCCGAGCATGTCTCTGGCTCTCAGGTCCCTTTACCCCTGGAGAGTATGAGAGCAGGGACGGGGAAAGGCCAAAGGGGCTCCGGGTCCCGGCCTTTTCCTCGGGCTGACTTCTCTTTGGTTCTGGACGCCCTGGTTCGGTCGGTCCTCCCACATACCATCGAGGAAACCCAAACTGTGCTAGAGCTCCGCGTCGCGCTCACGTGACGTCACCCGCGCACCACAGAGACGCCCGTTCCGGCTAGAGTGTCCCGCGTTGCGTCACGAGTGCGTCTGGCCGGCCGCTCCTTCCCCGCCCACCCCGGCGCGGTTCCGCCTTTCCGGACCTGGCCGAGCAGGAGGCGCCATCATGGTAAGCTCGCTGAGCGGCCTCCGCGAGTGGCCCATCCGCTGCCATCCTCAGCGAGTCCCGGTCGTAGCGCGGCGGAGGGGTGCAGGCGGTGCCGAGGGGAACTGGGGGACGGGCTGGGGCCTTCGAGCGGGACTCGGCGGAGCCGCTGGCCGGCCCCGGGCGCCTCCCGACGCTCGTCGTCTTCCTTACAAAGTTCGGCTCTGTGGTCCCGGCTGATTGCGGCTCCCAATGAGCCCAGTCCGGCCTCGAGCCCACGGCAGCTCCCTCGCCCCGATCTTTCTAGTGCTGGGGCTCCAGGCGGGACCGCTGCTCCCAGGGTCCCTGGTTCTTAGCCTGCCCTGGGGAAGTTGGGCGCTACGATGAGTGGAGCCACTACACGTTGCCGGGTCTGGGGACAAGCGGACGTCAGTCCTCCCCTGTGCTTCCCGGAACAGTGCTCCCAGTGTGTGTGGTCGGAAGGGTTTGCGGTAATCCTGCCCGTGCCTTGTGTGTCGGGAAGACGTTCATGAAGGTGCAGTGAAGCCGCTGTTGGCATCTCGGTAACGACTGCAGGATGCTCACAGCTCGGAAGACGAGTGGGGATGAAATGAACCCGACTACTTGGCCTTCCTAGGGTTGTTTTGAAGTAGGTCGTGCAAGAGTCTGGCTTTGTCACAAACTTATCCCCAAGTCTAGAATGTTCTGTTTGTTAGCTTCTCTTGGACTGCTTTCCAGATTGGGAGCtagtttgtttttcgagacagtggaccttgctggcctcgaactcagaaatccgcctgcctctgcctcccaagtgctgggagctaGTTTTGAGAACATAAATAGAGGTTAACATCTTTGCAGGGTTCTGAACTCCCATCCATTCTGGGcccagaacccagggccttcacatgctaagcaagtgctctaagGGGACACTGAGCGAGCCGCATGTCTTGTGCGTCTCGGTTTTTACTCCGAGACGGTGTTTCAGTGAGTTTCTGGACTCTAGGAGGAATGGTTTCAAGCCGGGACAAAAAACTTGGCTTGTGTGTTAAGTGAATCTGTCAGTGGGTGGGGAATGTCTCCTCACTCTAGTTTGAATCCCTTTGGTTTGAATTGTCGACTAAGTAGCTTGAAAGGTAAGTTACAGGTATAAATATCATCAAAGATATGGGGCCCTGGTTCCGAGAATTGGCTCCATAGTGGTTCACCTCCCACAGGGTGTTGACATTCGCCACAACAAGGACCGAAAGGTTCGGCGCAAGGAGCCCAAGAGCCAGGACATCTACCTGCGGCTGCTTGTCAAGGTAACCCAGGGGTGCTGCACCATCTTACAGCTCCcaaggggagtggggtggggagaggaggggcctGGCTTTGGGGGGAGGCGGTTCCCCGCTCagtcttttcccttcccttcagcTGTACAGGTTTCTGGCCAGACGGACCAACTCCACCTTCAATCAGGTTGTGCTGAAGAGGCTGTTCATGAGCCGCACCAACCGGccacctctgtccctgtcccGGATGGTTAGTAGTCGGGAGGACGCTTCCCATGCTCTGGGAGGGTGAGGCCAGCAGAGGATGCAGGCCTCTGTTTTGGCCTCTACTTTGCCTCCCCAAGTGATGAACCCTTGGTCTTTTTCTACCTGGGGATTTCTCTGACCTGGGTCACttctggggttggagagaaagATTGCAAATCAGTGGTACCTGGCAAGCCTTCAGGGCCCTGTCACTGGAGGGAGGTTGGCCTCAGCCAATGGAGGTCTTGGCTGTTTTGGCCTGCGGATGACAGTGTGGCACAGAAAGACTTAACCGGCTTTCCCCATCAGATCCGAAAGATGAAACTTGCTGGCCGGGAGAACAAGACTGCTGTGGTTGTGGGGACGGTCACAGATGATGTGCGGATTCTGGAAGTACCCAAGCTGAAGGTAAGTGACCAGCATGTCTCCAGCCAGTCAGGGGGTTTGCTCTGTGCCAGTGACACCCTGCCGTGGGAGCTGTGGTGGCCAGAGCTGCTCTTTGGTGTGTCTCCTCACCACTGCACAATGGTGCTTTGGGTTCCGTTTGTGCCGAAAGCATTGAGGGCGCTTGCCATCCACTGGGGAGACTTTAGTGGCAGTTGTTTATCAGAGTCCGCTACATGGGGGGTGACAGTCCCCACAGCCTCTGGTGTGTTCCTTCAGGTGTGTGCACTGCGGGTGAGCAGCAGGGCCCGGAGTCGTATCCTCAAGGCTGGCGGTAAGATCCTCACCTTCGACCAGCTGGCCCTGGAGTCTCCCAAGGGCCGGGGCACTGTGCTCCTGTCTGGTCCTCGGAAGGGCCGAGAGGTGTACCGACATTTTGGCAAGGCCCCAGGAACCCCGCACAGCCATACCAAGTGAGTATCAGCCTTGGCCTCTGGTGGCTGTTAGCCTTAGTGGCCACTAGGATGTTGAGTTCACTGGGTTGGGGGGTGGTCACAACTCTGGCCTAGCCAGGGCCTATGCCATTTCTGAGGGGTGGGTGGTTACTGTGAAGGCTCTCAGGGTTTCCAGCGTGACAGGAACAGGTCCTAGTGGCCAATGAGCTGGGCTTCTCTaaccttcctcctttccccacaGACCCTATGTCCGTTCCAAGGGCCGGAAGTTTGAGCGTGCCAGAGGCCGAAGGGCCAGCCGAGGCTACAAAAACTAACCCTGGATCTTACTGTTAATAAAAAAAGCTTTGGATGTTGATGTTTGGatgtttctgtgttcattcatgAAGTTGGGATGGGGCAGGGTGGGATGAGGGCCGCCAGTGGTGACAGCATTTGATTGGAAGTCAGCCCAGACCCATCTCTGGGGAAGGGGGTGGTGCCTGCTCTAGGGGCTGCCCTACACCTGCGCAGCCCGCTGCCTGTGGCTGGAGCCCCGCCCCTGCTGGGTATTGTGTTCTGCTTCCTCCTAGGATTAGTTTTTCCCAAGACCTTGGTGTTGGGGGATGTGGGGGAAGGCGTGGGAACAGGTGAGGCCCTGCCTCTGCCAGTCTCTGAGCAAGATGCCCAGTAGTCCCTCCCCCTCTGTTTGCACAAGGGGCTGTGTCCTGACAGTTGCTCCCTGTTGGGTGGAGAGCTGCTCAGGAGGAAGTCGGAAGCTCCTGAGCTGGCCTTCAGCCTCCTCCCGTCGGGGCCTGGGGTCTGTAGATGGGGATCTCATCCCAGCTCTTCTGGGTCGCCTGGTGCCAGTTGGCTGGAACCTAGTTCAGGCTTCACAGGTACATGGTTCCTGTCCAGGAAGTAGGGCACAGccaggagactgaggctggcAAGAGACCCAGGCTAGGTTCTCGATCAGTACTCATGGCTGCTAACGTCTCGGACTGGCTTTGAGGCTCACAGCCAAGGTAGACTTCAGACTTCGATACCTTGAAGATCCTTACTGAAAGAGACTGGCAAGTGTCTGGgggagagttggggggagggggacgggatagtttccttctctccctgtgaCAGGCAGAACTGGGAGATATTAGcctgtgggagggagggtggtggGCAAGCAAGTTTCCTCACTCAGAAACTGCCTCTCCTGCcgccaagtgctgagattaatctCCCATGCGGCaatgaaagggaggaaagagtggGTCAGATACCATAGATAAGCCAAAGTGGCAGGCAGTTGAGCCATTGGTTACAAGCAGTAGGGTGACAAGGACAGGCAAGCAATCATTTAACAGAAAATGCTTAGGCTGGTAGCCAGACCTGTCAGGGCAGACAGGTCATCCTGACAGGCCTGGAGCAGCCAAGAGCCACCTAAAGCTGCCGTGCCTCCAAGTCAGAGGGTCCTGCGGTTTGGCAGAGGCAAAATGGGAGCAATGTCTGACTGGCAGGTCGTCGGCAGGCACATGTGATCAGATCCAGGGTGTAAGGGACTCAATCTGTAGGGACTGAGTCAGGGGCAGCTTCAGGGAGCTGTGCAGATGTTTACAGACCTACCCTGGGGGCTTTGGGTGGCTGCATAGTATCACAGGACCCCAGATGGTCCATCTCCAAAAGCTATCTAGACTCTCCAGGACCTGGCCTCCGGAGGCCTTGTGTGGTTTGAATGGCAGCTTCCCAGCTGGCCGCGCTGGAAGGAGAGGAGTTGGGGGCTGGCGAGCCAACCCTGACGACGAAGGCCAGCCCTGCCGTCTTGTACTCTGAGGGCCAGCGGCTGGCCCTCGAAGCCCTGCTGAGCAGTGGCGAGGAGACTTTCTGGGCCTTCGTGCAGCAGGAGAGGCTGCCCCCCTTTCTGAGTGCAGATGAGGCTAAGGCCCTGGCTACGGCTGCTGAAGACTGGCTAGTACCAAGCCAGGAGCCGGGTGCAGCAGGCACGGGAACAGCCATCACCGATGGGGACACGGGCAGCCTGACCTACTGGCCGAGGCAATCTGAGGAGCCAACACCCCTGCTGCGGCTGGGCTGGCCTGAAGACACTGCCTGGAAGGGGATCACCAGGGCGCAACTCTACACCCAGCCACCAGGCGAGGGCCAACCACCCATTAAAGAGTTGGTACACCAGGAAATCCAGGCTGCTCAAAAGGTGGGTGTCCCCGCCTACCTCCCATTCCCCGTGACCAGTACCTAGGCTTTTCCCCAAACCCTCCTGGAATTTGCAATGCTATAAGCGTGCTCCTCTGGACCTGGAGCCCCAGATTTATCCTTTGCCCTTCAGATCTGGAGGCCTCTTACCCACTGATGGAGCTAAGTGGTGACCATTTGTCAGCCAGCCCCTTTCACACCAAATCACACACACCTAGCTTCCTCCAGGAAAGCCCTGGGGGTAGTTCCCTGCcctgtgccccccccccgcccctgtccCACCGAAGCCCTATTCCTTAGGTAGCAATCTTGGGATTTCCGTGACTCCAGTGCCAGGTGGTCTGCACGGGTTAATGTGTGCAGCCTTCCGAGAGTGGAGGTCACGGTGAAACAGGCTCGATGCAGCTGAAGCTCACTGTTCTTAATGACCTGGTTGATGAGTCATGCCACCATAACCGTCTGCctacaaggcacacacacaccttagtgGCCTTGGCTTCCTGGTCACAGCACCCAGCCCTAACCTGGAGCCGAGGACCTTTGGTATTCTAAAGAACAATCTGTGAGATTAAAGATGAgtttttagccgggcgtggtggtgcacgcctttaatcccagcacttgggaggcagaggcaggcggatttctgagtttgaggccagcctggtctacaaagtgagttccaggacagccagagaaaccctgtctcgaaaaaacagaaaaagagttTTTAGCATCTGGAAACGGGTCTCCTAGAAGGGAAGCCTGGGTCTCACTCCCTGCagggaagagtgtgtgtgtgtgtgtgggggggttcctGCCACCCCTGAGCAACCCATAGAAGCCAGGTCTTGAAGCCTGTATCTCCAGAGCATCCT
Proteins encoded in this region:
- the Rpl18 gene encoding 60S ribosomal protein L18, producing the protein MGVDIRHNKDRKVRRKEPKSQDIYLRLLVKLYRFLARRTNSTFNQVVLKRLFMSRTNRPPLSLSRMIRKMKLAGRENKTAVVVGTVTDDVRILEVPKLKVCALRVSSRARSRILKAGGKILTFDQLALESPKGRGTVLLSGPRKGREVYRHFGKAPGTPHSHTKPYVRSKGRKFERARGRRASRGYKN